Proteins found in one Opitutaceae bacterium genomic segment:
- a CDS encoding MarR family transcriptional regulator: MPLLTLRNLPRDDCLLEVANRRPGMDPSACGALLRLLRTGDEAFRVMDENFAAHGLSEGRFTVLMLLARRAALDPTGRGATPAELAEMSGVTRATMTGLIDTLERDGFAQRKPDPQDRRMMNVAITETGRQLMERMLPEHFRRISVLMADLSDEERKNFQALLSKILQRAAQFTSSSENEAPSH, encoded by the coding sequence ATGCCACTCCTCACACTCCGCAACCTGCCTCGTGACGACTGCCTCCTTGAGGTTGCGAATCGTCGCCCGGGTATGGATCCCTCTGCTTGCGGTGCTTTGCTTCGCCTCCTGCGCACTGGCGATGAGGCCTTTCGTGTTATGGACGAGAATTTTGCCGCCCACGGACTGTCTGAGGGACGATTCACCGTCCTCATGCTTCTGGCACGCCGGGCAGCACTCGATCCGACGGGCAGGGGAGCCACGCCGGCGGAGCTGGCCGAAATGTCAGGCGTCACCCGTGCCACTATGACGGGGCTCATTGATACCTTGGAACGGGATGGGTTCGCCCAGCGAAAGCCGGACCCACAAGACCGCCGCATGATGAATGTAGCGATTACAGAAACGGGCCGGCAGTTGATGGAACGCATGCTTCCTGAGCACTTTCGTCGCATCAGCGTGCTGATGGCCGACCTGTCGGATGAGGAACGAAAGAACTTCCAGGCGCTCCTAAGCAAGATCCTGCAACGAGCCGCGCAATTCACCTCTTCCTCGGAAAACGAGGCCCCTTCTCACTAA
- a CDS encoding TolC family protein, with protein sequence MNYENSLLKFARFAAIAFLLPLAGKAEIDPQHVGPDIPDTLDLNKALAFAIEHNFEIAQARERIREQEGLIVEVKSLALPNASVDSYYTKNARELSSDRGGPGGGDPSTQNWQVALNVRQTLYAGGGVRAALDAQRYVRRAALYELESVVRDSLLLVRTNFYTVLLARDQIAVQEQNVKLLEEQLQTARNRFEAGASSNFEVLRAEVALANAQPGLIRARNGFRIAIDQLRQSMGYIAPATSEAQKVPTFEGTLSYTPGTYELVSSLRLALENRPELKRLEAIVGARDAAIKNARSDYLPNLAVIGGYQWRKSGLSERARESLDGWTVGLQSSWAIFDGRATAGRVAQARSRFQQAKLSTAQARLSIEVEVRQAVSRCQEAAELADAAQKVVAQADEALRLADARYAAGTATQLDVLTARVALTESRTNQLQANYSYLVAQAELRRATGQAEQVALPDEP encoded by the coding sequence GTGAACTACGAAAACTCGCTCCTGAAGTTCGCTCGCTTTGCAGCAATTGCATTCCTGCTGCCGCTCGCGGGCAAGGCGGAGATTGATCCGCAACATGTCGGGCCCGACATACCCGACACGCTCGACCTCAACAAGGCGCTTGCCTTTGCCATCGAGCACAACTTCGAAATCGCGCAGGCGCGCGAGCGCATCCGCGAACAGGAAGGCCTGATCGTCGAGGTTAAGAGCCTCGCATTGCCCAATGCCTCGGTTGACTCGTATTACACCAAGAATGCGCGCGAACTCAGTTCCGATCGCGGCGGACCAGGGGGTGGCGACCCTAGCACCCAAAACTGGCAGGTGGCGCTCAATGTCCGCCAAACCCTCTATGCAGGCGGCGGTGTTCGCGCAGCTCTTGATGCCCAGCGCTACGTTCGCCGGGCCGCCCTGTACGAGCTCGAATCGGTTGTGCGGGATTCCCTCCTTCTCGTGCGCACCAACTTCTACACGGTGCTCCTCGCGCGCGACCAGATCGCTGTCCAGGAGCAAAACGTCAAGTTGCTCGAGGAACAACTCCAGACCGCCCGCAACCGGTTCGAAGCTGGAGCTTCTTCCAACTTCGAAGTGCTCCGCGCAGAGGTTGCCCTCGCAAACGCTCAGCCGGGATTGATTCGGGCCCGCAATGGATTCCGCATCGCGATCGATCAGTTGCGCCAGTCCATGGGCTACATTGCGCCTGCAACGTCGGAGGCTCAAAAGGTCCCGACGTTTGAGGGCACGCTCAGCTACACACCTGGAACCTACGAGCTTGTCAGTTCTCTCCGCCTTGCGCTCGAAAATCGTCCGGAACTCAAGCGCCTTGAGGCTATCGTGGGTGCGCGAGACGCAGCGATCAAGAACGCCCGCTCCGATTACCTGCCTAATCTTGCTGTCATCGGCGGCTACCAATGGCGGAAGAGCGGTCTGTCCGAACGGGCTCGCGAAAGCCTCGATGGTTGGACGGTGGGCCTGCAATCCAGCTGGGCCATTTTTGATGGCCGGGCCACGGCAGGACGGGTCGCACAGGCAAGATCGCGCTTCCAACAGGCAAAACTTTCGACGGCCCAAGCGCGGCTTTCCATCGAAGTGGAAGTCCGCCAGGCGGTCTCCCGCTGCCAGGAAGCGGCGGAACTCGCCGACGCAGCGCAGAAAGTTGTCGCGCAAGCAGACGAAGCACTTCGTCTCGCCGACGCCCGCTATGCGGCGGGTACGGCCACCCAACTCGACGTACTGACCGCTCGTGTTGCACTGACCGAATCGCGCACCAACCAATTGCAGGCAAACTACTCGTACCTGGTTGCCCAGGCGGAATTGCGTCGGGCGACCGGACAAGCCGAGCAGGTGGCACTTCCGGACGAGCCCTGA
- a CDS encoding efflux RND transporter permease subunit has translation MKFTDLFIRKPVIAVVVNVALLVLGAISYMQLNVRQYPRSDSAVVSVTTVYFGASADTVRGYITTQLERVIATADGIDYIESQSAAGLSTINVFLRLNYDTNAALAQISSKIDQVRNELPPEAESPTISVESADNQFASMYLSFYTDTLEANQITDYLNRVVQPQLAAVKGVQKAEVLGGRVFAMRIWLKPDELAARGISPVEVRRALASNNALSAVGSTKGTMMQVALKANTDLKGVGEFKQMVVSQKDGVVVRLEDVADVELGAETYDTEVRFGGQQATFMGVWVLPNESTVEVIKRVRAVIPEIGDRLPAGLNVRIAYDATKYIDDALHEIVKTLLETLAIVMIVIFLFMGSLRSVLIPIVAMPLSLLGALFIMLVLGFTVNLLTLLAIVLAVGLVVDDAIVVVENVERHIREGRTPVDAAMLGARELVGPVISMTITLAAVYAPIGFQGGLTGALFREFAFTLAGAVTVSGFVALTLSPMMSAYLLKGAADEEKGFTGHINHAFDKLRNAYERLIGKSLGWVPVTIVVAFLFTLLLVPFFAMAQKELAPKEDQGIVFTILIPSPTSTIDQNMMYAEEIQRLYSSVAEYDTSFQITGANFGFSGMLLKPWSERSRTSIEVEQSLLAGSSQITGVNAVMNTPDPLPSGGQFPIEFVIRSTASHKEMFEYAQQLALYANTEANAGGGAPTFFFADTDLKYDLPQVELDIDRDKVAAMGLSLSDVAQDLGSMLGGGYVNRFVADGRSYRVIPQVERAQRLTAEQILNYHIRGPQGQLIPVSTIATLHESVEPRVLNRFQQLNSVKVTGVGPSIDNALKKLEAKAKEVLPPDYTIDYGGQSRQLRNEGNTLWITFGLAVVLIFLVLAAQFNSFRDPLIIMLGSVPLAIWGAMLPVFLWETSLNIYSQIGLITLVGLVAKNGILIVEFANKLQEEGVAKRDAIRRASATRLRPVLMTSAATVFGHLMLIFVTGPGAAARNSIGWVLVVGMAVGTLFTLFVVPAFYQLIATDHTKERARLEASPSS, from the coding sequence ATGAAATTCACCGACCTTTTCATTCGAAAGCCGGTCATCGCTGTCGTGGTGAATGTCGCCCTGCTCGTGTTGGGCGCCATCTCCTACATGCAGCTGAATGTCCGCCAGTACCCGCGAAGCGACAGTGCGGTGGTCAGCGTGACCACCGTCTATTTCGGCGCTTCCGCCGACACCGTTCGCGGCTACATCACAACCCAGCTCGAGCGCGTGATCGCAACGGCTGATGGCATCGACTATATCGAATCGCAGAGCGCTGCGGGCCTGAGCACCATCAACGTTTTCCTTCGCCTCAATTACGATACGAATGCGGCCTTGGCTCAGATCAGCTCCAAGATCGATCAGGTGCGAAACGAACTTCCACCCGAGGCGGAATCACCCACGATCAGCGTGGAGTCCGCGGATAATCAGTTCGCGTCGATGTACCTGAGCTTCTACACCGATACCCTCGAGGCAAATCAGATCACCGACTACCTGAACCGCGTGGTTCAACCGCAACTGGCCGCTGTGAAAGGCGTGCAGAAGGCGGAAGTTCTCGGTGGACGAGTGTTTGCCATGCGCATTTGGCTGAAGCCTGACGAACTTGCAGCCCGCGGCATCAGCCCGGTCGAAGTCCGTCGCGCGTTGGCATCCAACAATGCGCTGTCGGCAGTGGGCTCGACCAAGGGAACCATGATGCAGGTCGCACTCAAGGCGAATACCGACTTGAAGGGTGTCGGGGAGTTCAAGCAGATGGTCGTCTCCCAAAAGGACGGAGTCGTGGTGCGCCTGGAGGACGTCGCGGACGTGGAACTTGGCGCCGAGACTTATGACACGGAGGTCCGGTTCGGCGGCCAGCAGGCGACCTTCATGGGGGTCTGGGTGCTGCCCAACGAAAGTACCGTGGAGGTAATCAAGCGGGTGCGTGCCGTCATCCCTGAAATCGGCGACCGGCTCCCGGCCGGCCTGAACGTGCGGATCGCGTACGACGCGACCAAGTACATTGACGACGCCCTTCATGAGATTGTGAAGACGCTGCTCGAGACCCTCGCGATCGTGATGATCGTCATCTTCCTCTTCATGGGTTCGTTGCGGTCGGTCTTGATCCCAATCGTCGCGATGCCGCTCTCGCTCCTCGGCGCGCTATTCATCATGCTTGTGCTGGGATTCACGGTGAACCTGCTTACGCTGCTCGCGATCGTGCTGGCGGTTGGTCTCGTCGTGGATGATGCCATTGTCGTCGTCGAGAACGTTGAAAGACACATCAGGGAAGGACGAACGCCCGTTGACGCGGCGATGCTGGGCGCACGCGAGCTCGTCGGCCCGGTGATCTCGATGACGATCACGCTTGCGGCCGTTTATGCCCCCATCGGGTTCCAAGGCGGTCTCACCGGCGCCCTCTTCCGGGAGTTTGCCTTCACGCTTGCTGGTGCTGTCACGGTCTCCGGTTTTGTGGCGTTGACCTTGTCGCCAATGATGAGCGCCTACCTCTTGAAGGGGGCTGCCGACGAGGAGAAAGGCTTCACCGGGCACATCAACCACGCCTTCGACAAGCTGCGCAACGCATACGAGCGGCTGATTGGAAAGAGCCTGGGATGGGTGCCCGTCACAATCGTCGTGGCGTTCCTGTTCACGCTTCTCCTCGTCCCCTTCTTCGCCATGGCGCAGAAGGAACTCGCCCCGAAGGAGGACCAGGGAATTGTATTCACAATCCTGATACCCTCGCCGACGTCGACCATCGACCAAAACATGATGTACGCGGAGGAAATCCAGCGGCTGTACTCAAGTGTAGCCGAGTATGACACCTCATTTCAGATCACAGGCGCCAACTTCGGGTTCTCGGGCATGCTTCTCAAGCCATGGTCGGAGCGCAGCCGCACGTCCATTGAGGTGGAGCAGTCGCTTCTCGCTGGCTCGTCCCAGATCACGGGCGTAAATGCCGTGATGAACACTCCCGACCCCCTGCCCTCGGGCGGACAATTCCCGATCGAGTTCGTAATTCGCTCAACAGCGTCCCACAAGGAGATGTTTGAGTATGCGCAGCAGCTTGCCCTGTACGCCAACACCGAGGCCAATGCGGGCGGCGGCGCACCCACGTTCTTCTTTGCCGACACTGACTTGAAGTACGACCTTCCGCAGGTCGAACTCGACATCGATCGCGACAAGGTTGCCGCCATGGGCCTAAGCCTTAGCGATGTGGCCCAGGACCTGGGCTCCATGCTTGGCGGTGGCTACGTGAACCGCTTTGTCGCAGACGGTCGCAGCTACCGCGTGATCCCGCAGGTGGAACGGGCCCAGCGCCTCACTGCGGAACAGATCCTCAACTACCACATCCGTGGACCGCAGGGGCAACTGATCCCGGTGTCGACGATCGCAACCCTCCACGAATCGGTTGAGCCACGCGTGCTTAACCGCTTCCAGCAGCTCAATTCGGTGAAGGTCACTGGCGTCGGTCCGAGCATCGACAACGCCCTGAAAAAGCTCGAGGCCAAAGCCAAGGAGGTACTTCCTCCCGATTACACCATCGACTACGGCGGCCAGTCGCGACAGCTCCGCAACGAAGGCAACACGCTGTGGATTACTTTCGGCCTCGCCGTGGTACTGATCTTCCTCGTCCTTGCGGCCCAATTCAACAGCTTCCGGGACCCGCTGATCATCATGCTTGGCTCGGTGCCGCTCGCCATCTGGGGCGCGATGCTCCCGGTGTTCCTGTGGGAAACCTCACTGAATATCTACTCACAGATCGGCTTGATCACTCTCGTCGGACTCGTGGCAAAGAACGGCATTCTGATCGTGGAGTTCGCAAACAAGCTCCAGGAAGAAGGCGTTGCGAAACGCGATGCGATTCGTCGCGCCTCAGCCACCCGCCTCCGCCCCGTACTCATGACGTCCGCGGCAACGGTGTTCGGTCACTTAATGCTGATCTTTGTCACCGGCCCAGGCGCCGCCGCACGTAACAGCATCGGCTGGGTGTTGGTGGTTGGAATGGCCGTCGGCACACTGTTCACGTTGTTCGTGGTGCCGGCATTCTATCAACTGATTGCAACAGATCACACAAAGGAACGCGCTCGTCTCGAAGCAAGTCCTTCATCCTAA
- a CDS encoding AMP-binding protein, with protein sequence MPRRSHLPFILDFPLRLVAKLLYRVHAHGTAQVPESGGVLFLPNHVSFVDSVVLQLALPRRTRFVVDRRWARHWLLSWLFELSGTILIDPAKPRAWVEQVRSCLEQGEAVCLYPEGSVSKTGQLMALRRGFQLVTKDLDCVVVPVSHDGLWGSVFSYSGNKILFKSPRLMPTTVVVCIGAPISPAEATAERVRRALLDLGVEAFRARPALQRSIGWEMTRSLARRPLAVQVIDRTAERREVKAFQLLGVAAALSRKFKKSIPERRVGVVLPPGAGGFIANLALVLAGKIPVNLNFTAGKPALESAIQRSGLKTVVSAKVLRARFPNVPWPDKTIDVKEEILSLGKARLTFWSLLALFLPNQMVPRLLGVEEEGGDAEAALIFTSGSSGAPKGVPLSHKNILANCWQISSLSILPESGTILACLPLFHSFGYTVTMWYPMLRGCRAVTVPSPLETRKMVEAVDAEQVTILVGAPTFLRPMLKRAKSAELKSVELVVCGAERLPDDLHDAFLADFHLSIMQGYGLTETSPVSSVNQHNPPRDSETGELQVAKRSGAVGRLLPGMSARIVHPDTGEFLPETKPGILWLKGANVFSGYLDDEERTAKVFRGGWFVTGDIARFDDDGFLFVEGRLSRFSKIGGEMVPHGTVEEAILSLVGAQEDEAPTIVVVGIPDPVKGEAIALVTSRNLTLEEIRSGLAAKGFPSLWMPRFVVTVPEIPKLGSGKVDLAECARLAQASVLDRVVS encoded by the coding sequence GTGCCCCGCCGTTCGCACCTCCCCTTTATTTTGGACTTCCCGCTGCGCCTGGTGGCAAAGCTGCTCTACCGCGTGCACGCGCATGGCACCGCGCAGGTGCCAGAGTCGGGAGGCGTACTTTTTCTTCCGAACCATGTATCGTTTGTCGACTCGGTGGTCCTTCAGCTCGCATTGCCCCGTCGCACTCGATTCGTTGTCGATCGGCGCTGGGCCCGGCATTGGCTGCTCAGTTGGCTGTTTGAGTTGAGCGGCACCATTCTCATTGATCCAGCCAAGCCGCGCGCCTGGGTGGAGCAGGTCAGGTCCTGTCTCGAACAAGGTGAAGCCGTCTGCCTTTACCCCGAGGGGAGCGTTTCCAAGACGGGTCAATTGATGGCACTGCGCAGGGGGTTCCAACTCGTCACAAAGGATCTCGACTGTGTGGTTGTTCCAGTAAGCCATGATGGGCTCTGGGGCTCGGTCTTCTCCTATTCAGGGAACAAGATCCTTTTCAAATCACCGCGTTTGATGCCCACCACCGTCGTTGTGTGCATTGGGGCGCCGATCTCGCCAGCGGAAGCCACAGCCGAGCGTGTGCGTCGGGCTCTCCTAGATCTTGGAGTGGAAGCATTCCGAGCCAGGCCCGCACTGCAAAGGAGCATTGGCTGGGAGATGACTCGCAGCCTTGCGAGGCGGCCTCTTGCAGTGCAAGTCATCGATAGAACGGCAGAGCGTCGTGAGGTAAAGGCTTTCCAGTTGCTCGGCGTCGCGGCGGCATTGAGCCGAAAATTCAAGAAATCGATTCCCGAACGCCGGGTTGGAGTGGTGTTGCCCCCGGGCGCCGGGGGTTTCATTGCAAACCTGGCGCTTGTCCTGGCGGGAAAGATCCCCGTGAACTTAAATTTCACCGCAGGAAAACCCGCATTGGAATCCGCAATCCAACGGTCCGGCTTGAAGACGGTGGTGTCGGCCAAAGTGCTGCGAGCACGGTTTCCAAACGTCCCATGGCCGGACAAGACAATCGATGTGAAGGAGGAGATCCTATCCCTTGGTAAGGCGAGGCTGACGTTTTGGTCACTGCTCGCGCTGTTTCTCCCAAATCAGATGGTCCCCAGATTGCTCGGTGTGGAGGAGGAGGGTGGCGACGCGGAAGCAGCATTGATCTTCACGAGCGGGAGTTCAGGCGCACCCAAAGGGGTCCCGCTCAGTCACAAGAACATCCTGGCCAACTGCTGGCAGATTTCCTCCCTCTCGATTTTACCCGAGTCAGGAACCATACTCGCCTGCCTTCCCCTGTTTCATTCGTTTGGCTACACCGTCACCATGTGGTACCCGATGTTGCGCGGTTGCCGGGCCGTGACCGTTCCGAGCCCGCTTGAGACAAGAAAAATGGTGGAAGCCGTGGACGCGGAGCAGGTGACGATCCTGGTAGGCGCGCCCACGTTCCTCCGCCCCATGTTGAAGCGAGCGAAAAGCGCTGAGTTGAAGTCGGTGGAGCTCGTTGTCTGCGGAGCGGAGCGACTTCCCGACGATCTGCATGATGCATTCCTCGCGGACTTTCACTTGAGCATTATGCAAGGTTACGGGCTTACCGAAACCAGCCCAGTGTCGAGCGTGAACCAGCACAATCCCCCTCGCGACTCCGAGACCGGCGAGTTGCAGGTGGCTAAACGAAGCGGCGCGGTTGGAAGACTTCTCCCCGGCATGTCGGCAAGAATCGTTCATCCCGACACCGGTGAGTTCCTGCCGGAGACGAAGCCCGGGATCTTGTGGCTGAAAGGTGCCAATGTGTTCTCGGGTTACCTCGACGATGAGGAGCGGACCGCCAAGGTGTTCAGAGGTGGGTGGTTCGTCACGGGCGACATTGCGCGCTTCGACGACGACGGTTTCCTATTTGTCGAGGGACGACTTTCACGATTCTCGAAAATCGGAGGTGAGATGGTCCCACATGGCACGGTGGAAGAGGCGATTCTGAGTCTCGTGGGAGCGCAGGAAGACGAGGCTCCCACAATCGTGGTCGTTGGAATTCCCGATCCGGTCAAAGGTGAAGCCATTGCCTTGGTGACGAGCCGAAATCTCACGCTTGAAGAGATTCGAAGCGGGCTGGCCGCGAAGGGCTTCCCTTCGCTCTGGATGCCGCGCTTTGTGGTCACGGTGCCGGAGATTCCAAAGCTCGGGTCGGGCAAGGTGGACCTCGCAGAGTGCGCCCGGCTCGCGCAAGCGTCCGTGCTCGACCGCGTGGTGTCTTGA
- a CDS encoding AAA family ATPase encodes MAVIDGSVIEAVHFRNFRALRDTHLRLSRFNVVVGPNGSGKTSLIDALQRLRTLSRLPLGGRTAEIERDLDGSPEIRFRFSPPHEGIEATMSCQNEAVCDLLEIAPLPGWPDTESWPDLRQSLSQIRSYSFDHHALAKRTHSREGGALVTDGANLSAVLGRIQRESPDSFAAIENEVRVLFPEYSGLNCETAADGTAGFGLVLKDCGVVVEAPNLSQGTLYGLAFIVLAFDPRSTALVTIEEIDRGFHPRLFRKVIDVLYNLSHPDSRGLTRSPTQVIVTTHSPYVLDQFRDHPEEIVISSKKGETASFERLADRPDLLAVLGEDGTLGDLWYAGLFGGVPEDPDSEC; translated from the coding sequence GTGGCAGTCATAGATGGGAGCGTGATTGAAGCGGTCCATTTCAGGAATTTCCGGGCGTTGCGAGACACCCACCTCCGCCTTTCCCGCTTCAATGTGGTGGTTGGCCCCAATGGTTCAGGCAAAACAAGCCTGATCGATGCCCTCCAGCGCCTTCGCACCCTTTCCCGACTGCCCCTCGGCGGCAGAACCGCGGAGATTGAACGCGACCTCGATGGTTCCCCGGAGATCAGATTCCGTTTCTCACCGCCTCACGAGGGAATTGAGGCGACCATGAGTTGCCAGAACGAGGCGGTTTGCGACCTCCTGGAAATCGCACCCCTTCCCGGTTGGCCGGATACGGAAAGCTGGCCTGACCTGCGCCAAAGCCTCTCTCAGATCCGCTCGTATTCGTTCGATCACCACGCCCTTGCCAAGCGTACACACTCCCGAGAGGGCGGAGCCCTCGTGACAGACGGAGCCAATCTTTCGGCGGTCCTTGGTCGGATCCAGCGCGAAAGCCCTGATTCGTTTGCCGCCATCGAGAACGAGGTGCGCGTCCTGTTCCCGGAATACTCGGGCCTGAATTGCGAGACTGCCGCCGACGGCACGGCTGGGTTTGGATTGGTCCTTAAAGATTGCGGCGTAGTGGTTGAGGCCCCAAACCTTTCCCAGGGCACCTTGTATGGCCTCGCATTCATCGTACTCGCCTTCGACCCCAGGAGCACGGCTTTGGTCACGATCGAGGAGATTGACCGGGGCTTCCATCCAAGGCTCTTCCGAAAAGTGATAGATGTCCTCTATAACCTGAGCCACCCCGACTCGCGTGGACTCACACGATCCCCCACACAGGTGATCGTCACCACCCATTCCCCTTACGTGCTCGATCAGTTTCGAGACCACCCCGAGGAGATCGTTATCTCGTCGAAGAAGGGCGAGACCGCGAGCTTTGAGCGATTGGCAGATAGGCCGGACCTGCTTGCCGTACTGGGCGAAGATGGAACGCTGGGCGATTTGTGGTATGCAGGACTCTTCGGAGGAGTCCCGGAGGATCCGGATAGTGAATGCTGA
- a CDS encoding saccharopine dehydrogenase C-terminal domain-containing protein, with protein sequence MIEFSKKILFVGYGAVAECTLPILFKHLKVSPKNVTVMDFEDKAEKLKKWTSKGVRFVRDRVTEENMAQVLAKHLSAGDLLIDLAWNIDANEIISWCHDNGVMYINTSVELWDPYAGSGRKHPTERTLYWRHMKLRKMIAKWKTPGPSIVIEHGANPGLISHFTKQGLLDIAERCLAEKKFKARKAELVQELADTRVFNRLAQELGVKVIHCSERDTQITDVPKQIDEFVNTWSIEGFREEGTTTAEMGWGTHEKTLPPLAYQHKDGPRNQICLARMGMNTWVRSWVPNYSIQGMVVRHGEAFTISDKLTVWDGKKAVYRPTVHYAYCPCDEAISSLNELRGYNYKLQPKLRIMNDEITSGADILGALLMGHPFNSWWVGSDLSIEESRRLVPHQNATTMQVAISVVAASMWMIENPDSGLKVPDELPHDYILDISKPYLGKFLSVQSDWTPLSDYSNHFDGFNKPDFDKKDPWQFKNFLVKDGD encoded by the coding sequence ATGATCGAATTCAGCAAAAAGATCCTCTTCGTGGGCTACGGCGCCGTCGCCGAGTGCACACTCCCCATCCTCTTCAAGCACCTCAAGGTTTCGCCTAAGAACGTCACCGTGATGGATTTTGAGGATAAGGCGGAAAAGCTCAAGAAATGGACATCAAAGGGAGTTCGCTTTGTCCGTGACCGCGTCACCGAGGAGAATATGGCCCAGGTGCTCGCCAAGCACCTCAGCGCCGGCGACCTGCTCATTGACCTCGCTTGGAATATCGATGCCAACGAGATCATCAGCTGGTGTCACGACAACGGCGTGATGTACATCAACACGTCGGTCGAGCTGTGGGATCCATACGCCGGTAGCGGACGGAAACACCCGACCGAGCGGACGCTTTACTGGCGCCACATGAAGCTTCGCAAGATGATCGCGAAGTGGAAGACTCCCGGCCCCTCGATCGTGATCGAACACGGTGCGAATCCGGGGCTCATCTCGCATTTCACGAAGCAGGGCTTGCTCGATATCGCTGAGCGTTGCCTCGCTGAAAAGAAGTTCAAGGCCCGCAAGGCTGAGCTCGTGCAGGAACTTGCCGACACGCGCGTCTTCAATCGCCTCGCACAGGAACTCGGGGTGAAGGTCATCCACTGCTCCGAGCGCGACACGCAGATCACCGACGTCCCGAAGCAGATCGACGAATTCGTCAACACCTGGTCCATCGAGGGATTCCGCGAAGAAGGCACCACAACCGCCGAAATGGGGTGGGGCACGCACGAGAAGACTCTTCCGCCGCTGGCCTACCAGCATAAGGACGGCCCGCGAAACCAGATCTGCCTTGCGCGCATGGGAATGAACACCTGGGTGCGTTCCTGGGTGCCAAACTACTCGATCCAAGGAATGGTCGTTCGCCATGGTGAAGCATTCACGATTTCCGACAAACTGACAGTATGGGACGGCAAGAAAGCGGTCTACCGCCCGACCGTGCACTATGCCTACTGCCCGTGCGATGAGGCAATCTCTTCGCTCAACGAACTCCGTGGCTATAACTACAAGCTGCAGCCCAAGCTCCGCATCATGAACGACGAAATCACGTCGGGTGCGGATATTCTCGGCGCGCTGCTCATGGGCCATCCGTTCAATTCCTGGTGGGTCGGCTCGGATCTCAGCATTGAGGAATCCCGCCGCCTTGTGCCGCACCAGAATGCCACGACAATGCAGGTCGCTATCTCCGTGGTCGCTGCGTCAATGTGGATGATCGAGAATCCCGATTCTGGCCTCAAGGTTCCCGACGAACTGCCGCATGACTACATCCTCGACATCTCGAAGCCGTACCTGGGCAAATTCCTCTCCGTGCAGTCGGATTGGACCCCGCTTAGCGACTATTCAAACCACTTCGACGGCTTCAACAAGCCCGACTTCGACAAGAAGGATCCTTGGCAATTCAAGAACTTCCTCGTCAAGGACGGTGACTAA
- a CDS encoding efflux RND transporter periplasmic adaptor subunit: MLKKFIIALFGFILVVAALAGVKTVQIRKMMAQNHTQPPAAVSTAEAKAETWSPVLRSIGTLVAVQGVTLAAESDGALLKIGFDSGAQVKSGDVLFELDSTVEAAQLRAAEAQLELAKLSARRATELSDKNTISEAERDQAVATLNQAEANVAAINATIAKKTIRAPFDGVLGIRLVNLGQYIGRGTPLIQIQDLSSLFVNFSVPQRQLSEIATGLEVDVLVDAFVGRTFKAKIHAIEPAVDASTRNIAVQAVVANNDQLLRPGMFARAEVQLASKQNVIVVPATAIAYAAYGNSVYIVEQIKDDKGNEFLGVRQQFVTLGDRRGDQIAVISGLKAGEQVVSAGVFKLRNGLPVQVNNTIQPSNDPAPKPANS; the protein is encoded by the coding sequence ATGCTCAAGAAGTTCATAATCGCCTTGTTCGGGTTCATTCTCGTCGTCGCGGCGCTGGCAGGCGTCAAGACCGTCCAGATCCGAAAGATGATGGCACAGAATCACACGCAGCCCCCGGCTGCGGTCAGTACTGCGGAGGCCAAGGCTGAGACCTGGTCACCGGTACTTCGGAGCATCGGCACACTGGTGGCAGTGCAGGGCGTCACGCTGGCAGCCGAGTCGGACGGTGCTCTCCTCAAGATCGGCTTCGATAGCGGTGCCCAGGTCAAGTCAGGCGATGTGCTTTTCGAACTCGACTCGACCGTTGAAGCGGCCCAATTGCGCGCCGCTGAGGCCCAGCTTGAACTTGCGAAGTTGAGCGCAAGACGCGCAACTGAGCTCAGCGATAAGAACACGATCAGCGAAGCCGAGCGCGACCAGGCTGTTGCGACCCTTAACCAGGCCGAAGCGAACGTCGCGGCAATCAACGCCACGATCGCCAAAAAGACCATCCGCGCGCCATTTGACGGGGTTCTCGGCATACGCCTCGTCAATCTGGGGCAGTATATCGGTCGCGGCACCCCGCTAATCCAGATCCAGGATCTGTCCTCGCTTTTCGTGAACTTTTCGGTTCCGCAGCGCCAGCTTTCAGAAATCGCCACCGGCCTGGAGGTGGATGTGCTCGTCGACGCCTTCGTAGGACGCACATTCAAGGCGAAGATTCACGCGATCGAACCAGCCGTGGATGCCTCGACGCGCAATATCGCCGTCCAGGCCGTGGTGGCCAACAATGACCAACTCCTGCGCCCGGGAATGTTCGCCCGCGCCGAGGTGCAACTCGCCTCGAAGCAGAACGTGATTGTGGTGCCCGCCACCGCAATCGCCTATGCGGCATACGGAAACTCGGTTTACATCGTCGAGCAGATCAAAGACGACAAGGGCAACGAATTTCTCGGCGTCCGGCAACAGTTTGTCACCCTGGGCGATCGGCGAGGAGACCAAATCGCAGTCATTTCAGGCCTCAAGGCAGGGGAGCAGGTGGTAAGCGCCGGCGTATTCAAGCTGCGTAACGGCCTTCCCGTGCAGGTGAACAACACCATCCAGCCTTCAAATGACCCGGCCCCGAAGCCGGCCAACTCCTAA